The window GTGAGGCGCCATGAAGCCATTATCATCCATCGACGCCACCGAGCTGCCGGTCACCGCGCTGGATGCCGACGAGCTTTGGTACAAGGATGCCATCATCTATCAGCTTCACGTCAAGGCCTTTGCCGACAGCAACAATGACGGCATCGGCGATTTCGCAGGCCTGACCGAAAAGCTCGGCTATCTGCAGGACCTCGGCGTCACCGCGTTGTGGCTGTTGCCGTTCTACCCCTCACCCGGCCGCGATGACGGCTATGACATCGCCGACTACGGCTCCATCAATCCCGATTTCGGGACCATGAAGGACTTTCGGCGCTTCATCACCGAGGCCAAGCGGCTGGGATTGCGGGTCATCACCGAACTCGTCGTCAACCATACGTCCGACCAGCACGACTGGTTCAAGCGCGCCCGCCGCAGCGACCCGAAGTCGAGCGCGCGCAACTGGTATGTGTGGAGCGACACCGACCAGAAATATCAGGGTACGCGGATCATCTTCACCGATACCGAGAAGTCGAACTGGACCTGGGACTCGGAAGCCGGCCAATTCTACTGGCACCGCTTCTTCTCGCACCAGCCGGATCTGAATTTCGACAATCCGCGCGTCGTCAGCGCCATCGTCAAGGTGATGAAACGCTGGCTCGATGCCGGCGTCGACGGCTTCCGTCTCGATGCCATTCCCTATCTGTGCGAGCGCGAGGGCACCAGCAACGAGAACCTCCCCGAGACCCACGCCATCATCAAAAAGCTGCGCGCCGAACTCGACGCCTACGCCAAGGGCAAGTTGCTGCTGGCGGAAGCCAATCAATGGCCGGAGGATGTGCAGGAATATTTCGGCCAGGGTGATGAATGCCAAATGGCGTATCATTTCCCGCTGATGCCGCGGATCTACATGGCGATCGCCCAGGAGGACCGCTTCCCGATCACCGACATCCTGCGCCAGACCCCGGATATCCCCTCCAGGTGCCAGTGGGCGCTGTTCTTGCGCAACCACGACGAACTGACGCTGGAAATGGTCACGGACGTCGAGCGCGACTATCTGTGGTCGACCTACGCCAACGATCCCCGCGCCCGCATCAATGTCGGTATTCGCCGGCGCCTGGCGCCCTTGATGGACAATGACCGGCGCAAGATCGAATTGATGAACTCGCTGCTGTTGTCGTTTCCGGGCACGCCGATCATCTATTACGGCGACGAGATCGGTATGGGCGACAACATCTATCTCGGCGACCGCAACGGCGTGCGCACGCCGATGCAGTGGACGCCGGACCGCAACGGCGGCTTCTCCCGCGCAGACCCCGCGCGGCTTTACGCGCCGACCATCATGGATCCGGTCTATGGCTATGAGGCGGTCAATGTCGAGGCGCAGTCGCGCAGCCTGTCTTCGCTCTTGAGCGCAAACAAGAAGCTGATCGCGGTGCGCAAGTCGACGCTGGCGTTCGGCCGCGGCACCATGACCTTCATCCGCCCGGCCAATCGCTCGGTGCTGGCCTATGTCCGGCAGTATCAGGACGAAGTCATTCTCTGCGTCGCCAACCTGTCCCGTTCGGCGCAAGCGACTGAACTCGACCTTTCCGCCTGGAAGGATCGCATACCGCTGGAGATGCTTGGCCGCAGCCGCTTTCCGGCGATCGGCGAATTTCCCTATATGATCACGCTGGGGCCGTATGGCTACTACTGGTTCCAGCTCAAGGAGCGCGACAAGTCCGAGCACGTGCAACCAACCGTGGTGCCGGAATTCGAGACCCTGGTGGTACCGCTCAATGCGACCTGGGTGTCGTTGGCCCGCACCCGCGGCGTGTTCGAACGCGACGTCCTGCCGGGGCATCTGGCGCGAACCCGCTGGTATCCGGAGCATTCGCCGAAGGCGATCCAGCCGACATTGACTTCGGCGATCCCGTTTTGCGATATCGGCGACAACCGGCCCTGGCTTGCGTTCTTTGAGGCGACCCAAAAGGGCGAGACGACGCGGTACGTATTGCCGATGCGGATCGAGTGGGTGCGCTTCGATCGCGAGCGCTATAACCCGCACGCATTTGCCGCCGTACGCCAGGGGGCGCGCGAAGGCACGTTGCTGGACGTTGCGACCGACCAGATATTCATGGCGCTGCTGCTGCGCAATCTCCGCGAAGCCCTGACCGTCGAGGAAAGCGGCCTGCGCCTTGAATTTCGGCCGACCGCCAAGCTTTCCGATGGGCCGATCAAGACTCCCGAGCATATCCGCGCCGTCGAAGCCGAGCGACCCGACAGCACGGCGCTGGTGGACCATGATTATGTCGTGAAGGTATTTCGCAAACTCGAAGACGGCGCCAACCCCGAAATCGAGATGGGGCGGTTCTTTACCGAGGTCGCGGGCTTTGCCAACACACCGGCGCTGCTCGGCAGCGTCGAGCTGGTGGAAGGCAACCAGCGAAGCGCGATCGCGGCCGTTCATGCCTTCGTTCAAAACCAGGGCGACGGCTGGACCGTGACTTCGGCCTATCTCGATCGCTTCGTCGACGAGCAGCGCCTGCTGGCGGCAAGCGAGCATGCGGGCGGAAGCGAGGAGCAGGTCCCCTATCTGCGTTACATGGCGCAGATTGGACGGCGCGTCGCCGAGATGCACCTTGCGCTCGCGGCAAGCAACCAACTCGCCGATTTTGCGCCGGAACCGATCCGGCCTGACCTCGTTAGCGATTGGATCGAAGAAAGACTTGCCCGCGCCGAGCGGACCTTTGACGCATTGAAGCAAAAACGCGATACGATCAGAGAGGTCGATCGTCCGCTGGTCGATCAGGCCCTGGCGCAAGGCGCGGCCTTGCGCGACCGCCTCGGCGCGTTGCTGCCGTCGGATATCGAGGGCCTGAATATCCGTCACCATGGCGACCTCCATTTGGGACAGATACTGATCGTCAAGGACGACGTCTTCATCGTCGATTTCGCCGGCGAGCCCGGCCGTACGCTGGAAGAGCGCCGGCGCAAGGCGCCCGCGGCGCGCGACGTCGCGGCCCTGATCCGGTCGATCGACTATTCGGCCAACGCTGCGCTTGAGCGCGCGCTCAAGGTCGCGCCCGATGAGCAGGGCAAGCTTGGGGCAGCGCTCGCGGAATGGCGCGATCGCGCGGCCGCGACATTTCTTGCTGCCTATCGCGAGACCATGGCAAATGCACCCCTGTGGCCGGCCGATCCGCGGGCCGGCGACGAGATGCTGCAGTTCTTTCTGCTCGACAAGACGCTTGCCGAGATCGAATACGAGTTGGCGAACAGGCCTGACTGGCTGCGCGTCCCGCTCCGCGGGATGCTTCGACTGTTGCATGCGAACGAGGCCTCATGACCAAACTGTCCGCGGAGGCCTATGCGATTGTCGAAGGCCGTCACTCCGATCCTTTTCACTATCTCGGCCTTCACACCGAGGGCGACAAAACCGTAGTCCGCGCGTTTCTGCCCGAAGCTTCGAACGTCGAGGCAATCGGCGAGCACGGCGAAGCGGCAACGCTCTCGCGCATTCATGACGCCGGCCTGTTCGCAGGCTCCCTGCCGAACGGCTCCAAGCGCTACCAGTTGCGCGCGCGCTTCGGCGAGACGGTGGTCGATCTCGACGATCCCTACCGCTTTCCGCCCGTCCTGAGCGACTTCGATCTGTATCTTCTGGGCGAAGGCACCCATCAGCGGATCTACGACAAGCTTGGCGCGCATCCGATAACGCTCGACGGCGTTCCCGGCATAGCCTTTGTGGTGCTGGCGCCGAACGCGCGGCGGGTCAGCGTGGTCGGAGATTTCAATTTCTGGAATCCGCGGCGGCATCCGATGCGCGTACGCGGCATCGGCTATTGGGAATTGTTCGTGCCTCATGCCACCGTCGGCGATCATTATAAATTCGATATCATCGGTCCGCAGGGCCAGCATTTGCCGCTGAAAGCCGACCCTCTGGCCTTTGCCGCCGAAATACGCCCGAGCACCGCGTCGATTGTGTTCGACGAGGCAACACTGCCGCACCCGCGCCCGGCGCCCGCCAATGTCAACGCGCGCAGCGCGCCGATGTCGATCTACGAGGTCCATCTCGGCTCGTGGCGGCGCAAGGGCCATAATGAATGGCTGACCTATCGTGAGCTCGCCGATCAGCTGCCGCGCTATGCCCACGACCTCGGCTTTACCCATGTCGAATTTATGCCCGTCAACGAGCACCCGTTCGACGGCTCATGGGGCTATCAGCCGACCGGCATGTATGCGCCGACCAGCCGCTTCGGCGGACCCGCTGATTTTTCCGCTTTGGTCGACGCCTGCCATCGCGAAGGTCTCGGCGTCCTGCTCGACTGGGTGCCCGGGCATTTCCCCGACGATCCGCACGGCCTCGGCAATTTCGACGGCACCGCGCTGTACGAGCACGCCAACCCGCTGCAGGGACGCCACCTCGACTGGGGCACGCTGATTTACAACTACGGCCGCACCGAGGTTGTAAACTTCCTGGTGTCGAACGCGCTGTTCTGGCTGGAGCGTTACGCCGTCGACGGCCTGCGCGTCGATGCGGTCGCCTCCATGCTTTATCTCGACTATAGCCGGCCCGCGGGCGGCTGGATTCCGAACAAATTCGGCGGCCGGGAGAATCTCGACGCCATCGCGTTTCTGCGCCGCTTCAATACCGAAGTGTTCGCGCGTTTTCCGCAGGCCACAACGGCTGCGGAAGAATCGACCTCATGGCCGCAAGTTTCGGGTCCGGTCGAATTTGGCGGGCTGGGCTTCGGCTACAAATGGAACATGGGCTGGATGCACGACACGCTGAAGTACATCTCCAAGGATCCGATCCACCGCAAATATCATCACGGCGACATCCTGTTCGGCCTGCATTATGCATTTTCGGAGAATTTCATCCTGCCGCTCTCGCATGACGAAGTCGTTCACGGCAAGCGCTCGATCCTGGGGCGGATGCCCGGCGACGACTGGCAGCGCTTTGCCAATTTGCGCGCCTATTACAGCTTCATGTTCGGCCATCCCGGCAAGAAATTGATGTTCATGGGCTGCGAGTTCGGCCAGGAACGCGAATGGAGCCATGATCGCTCGCTCGACTGGCATCTGCTCGAACAGAAGAAATATGCCGGCATCCAGGCGCTGATCCGCGATCTCAACCGGCTTTACCGCGCGCTGCCGGCGCTGCATGAACTGGATTGCGAGCCATCCGGCTTCGAATGGCTCGTGACCGACGACGCCAATGGCAACGTTTTCGGATGGATGCGCAAGGGCAACGATGCCCGCGCGCGATGCCTCGTGGTGGTGAATTTTTCGCCGAATGTATATTACAATTATCGCATCCCTGTGCAGATCGCAGGCAAGTGGCACGAAGTGCTCAATTCGGACTCCTCGCATTACGGCGGCAGCAATGTCGGTAATGTCGGCGAAGTCCTCACCCTGGACGGCCCCGCCCCCGCGCTCAGTCTCACCATTCCGCCCCTGGCTGCTATTTTTCTCGTACCGGAAAGCTAACGCATGCGTCTGTCCGCCGGAACGTCCGCACGCCTCGGTGCAAGCTGGGACGGCAGGGGCACCAATTTTGCGTTGTTCTCGGCCAATGCGCAGAAGGTCGAGCTTTGTTTGTTTGACAGCCAGGGCCGCCGCGAACTCGAACGCATCGAACTACCGGAACGCACCGAGGATGTCTGGCACGGCTATCTGAACGACGTTTCGCCCGGACAGCTCTATGGCTATCGCGTTCATGGGCCTTACCAGCCCGAGCACGGCCACCGCTTCAACGCCAACAAGCTGCTGCTAGACCCCTATGCCAGGCGGCTTGCCGGACGGCTGGTATGGACCGACGCGCATTTCGCCTATCGCACCGGCAGCCCGCGCGAGGACCTCTCGTTCGATCGCCGTGACAATGCGCGGGCCATGCCGAAGGCGGTCGTGGTCGACGAAACCTTCAATTGGGGCCGCCGCGAAATGCGCCCCAATATCCCCTGGGAAGACACCATCATCTACGAAGCCCATGTCAGGGGCCTGACCCAGAAGCGCGAGGACGTGCCGCCAAATCTGCGCGGCACCTATGGCGGCCTGTCCTCGCCCGCGATGATCGAGCATCTGAGGCGGCTCGGCGTCACCACCATCGAGCTGTTGCCGGTCCACGGGCTCGTTGACGACAGGGTGCTGGTGGAGAAGAAGCTATCGAACTATTGGGGCTACAATACACTCTCCTTCTTCGCGCCGGAGCCGCGCTACTCGCAGGATAATCCGCTCGATGCCTTCCGCACCACGGTGGCGCGGCTGCACGATGCCGGCATCGAGGTGATGCTCGACGTCGTCTATAATCACACCGCCGAGGGCAACCATATGGGCCCGACGCTGTCGTTCCGCGGCATCGACAACGCCTCCTATTACGTGCTGAAGCCGGAAAATCCGCGCTTCTACGACGATTTCACCGGCTGCGGCAGCTCGGTCAATCTCAGGCATCCCCGTGTGCTGCAGATGGTGATGGATTCGCTGCGCTACTGGGTCGAGGTCTGTCATGTCGACGGCTTCCGCTGCGATCTTGCCACCACGCTGGCGCGCGGGCCGAACGGTTTCGACCGCAACAGCGCCTTCCTCACCGCGATCCGGCAGGACCCGGTGCTGTCGTCGGTCAAACTCGTCGCCGAGCCCTGGGACCTCGGCATGGGCGGCTATCAGGTCGGCGCGTTTCCGTCGCAATGGTCAGAATGGAATGACCGCTACCGCAGCGCGATGCGACGCTACTGGAGCGGCGAAGGCAGCCTGATCGGCGAAGTCTCGAGCCGAATGACCGGCTCCTCCGACCTTTTCAACCACGACGGCCGCAAGCCGCGCGCCAGCGTCAATCACATCACCGTCCATGACGGCTTCACCTTGCAGGACTTGTTCAGTTACAACGAAAAGCACAACGAGGCCAATGGCGAAGGCAATCGCGACGGCGCAAACGATAACCACAGCACCAATTGCGGCCATGAAGGCCCGACCGACGATCCGGCGATCACGGCACTGCGCCGGCAGCTGCGGAGAAACCAGATCGCATGTCTGCTAATGGCGCAGGGGCTGCCGCTGATTCTGGCTGGCGACGAGGTCGCCAACTCGCAGTCCGGCAACAACAACGCCTATTGCCAGGACAACGAAATCGGCTGGGTCAATTGGGAGGGCCTTGGCCGCGAAGGCGACGACCTGATCAACTTCGTCGGCCACATGACCGCCTTGCGCAAACGATTTCCGCAAATCCGCTCGCATCGCTGGCTCGAAGGGCGGCGCGCGGATGGCACTTACGGCGTGTTGTGGCTGACGCCGGCGGCCGAAGACATGAAAGAAGAAGATTGGAAATTCCCCGAGGGGCGGTTTCTCGCTTACGTGCTGGGACCGATCGAGCGCGGGCAGTCGCCGATTTTCATCGTGCTGAACGCCGCCCCCGAAGAGATCGCATTCAACCTGCCGAAGATGCCGGAATACAAGAGCTGGCAGCAACTATTGAACACTGCGGACGT is drawn from Bradyrhizobium lablabi and contains these coding sequences:
- the treS gene encoding maltose alpha-D-glucosyltransferase; this encodes MKPLSSIDATELPVTALDADELWYKDAIIYQLHVKAFADSNNDGIGDFAGLTEKLGYLQDLGVTALWLLPFYPSPGRDDGYDIADYGSINPDFGTMKDFRRFITEAKRLGLRVITELVVNHTSDQHDWFKRARRSDPKSSARNWYVWSDTDQKYQGTRIIFTDTEKSNWTWDSEAGQFYWHRFFSHQPDLNFDNPRVVSAIVKVMKRWLDAGVDGFRLDAIPYLCEREGTSNENLPETHAIIKKLRAELDAYAKGKLLLAEANQWPEDVQEYFGQGDECQMAYHFPLMPRIYMAIAQEDRFPITDILRQTPDIPSRCQWALFLRNHDELTLEMVTDVERDYLWSTYANDPRARINVGIRRRLAPLMDNDRRKIELMNSLLLSFPGTPIIYYGDEIGMGDNIYLGDRNGVRTPMQWTPDRNGGFSRADPARLYAPTIMDPVYGYEAVNVEAQSRSLSSLLSANKKLIAVRKSTLAFGRGTMTFIRPANRSVLAYVRQYQDEVILCVANLSRSAQATELDLSAWKDRIPLEMLGRSRFPAIGEFPYMITLGPYGYYWFQLKERDKSEHVQPTVVPEFETLVVPLNATWVSLARTRGVFERDVLPGHLARTRWYPEHSPKAIQPTLTSAIPFCDIGDNRPWLAFFEATQKGETTRYVLPMRIEWVRFDRERYNPHAFAAVRQGAREGTLLDVATDQIFMALLLRNLREALTVEESGLRLEFRPTAKLSDGPIKTPEHIRAVEAERPDSTALVDHDYVVKVFRKLEDGANPEIEMGRFFTEVAGFANTPALLGSVELVEGNQRSAIAAVHAFVQNQGDGWTVTSAYLDRFVDEQRLLAASEHAGGSEEQVPYLRYMAQIGRRVAEMHLALAASNQLADFAPEPIRPDLVSDWIEERLARAERTFDALKQKRDTIREVDRPLVDQALAQGAALRDRLGALLPSDIEGLNIRHHGDLHLGQILIVKDDVFIVDFAGEPGRTLEERRRKAPAARDVAALIRSIDYSANAALERALKVAPDEQGKLGAALAEWRDRAAATFLAAYRETMANAPLWPADPRAGDEMLQFFLLDKTLAEIEYELANRPDWLRVPLRGMLRLLHANEAS
- the glgB gene encoding 1,4-alpha-glucan branching protein GlgB, with amino-acid sequence MTKLSAEAYAIVEGRHSDPFHYLGLHTEGDKTVVRAFLPEASNVEAIGEHGEAATLSRIHDAGLFAGSLPNGSKRYQLRARFGETVVDLDDPYRFPPVLSDFDLYLLGEGTHQRIYDKLGAHPITLDGVPGIAFVVLAPNARRVSVVGDFNFWNPRRHPMRVRGIGYWELFVPHATVGDHYKFDIIGPQGQHLPLKADPLAFAAEIRPSTASIVFDEATLPHPRPAPANVNARSAPMSIYEVHLGSWRRKGHNEWLTYRELADQLPRYAHDLGFTHVEFMPVNEHPFDGSWGYQPTGMYAPTSRFGGPADFSALVDACHREGLGVLLDWVPGHFPDDPHGLGNFDGTALYEHANPLQGRHLDWGTLIYNYGRTEVVNFLVSNALFWLERYAVDGLRVDAVASMLYLDYSRPAGGWIPNKFGGRENLDAIAFLRRFNTEVFARFPQATTAAEESTSWPQVSGPVEFGGLGFGYKWNMGWMHDTLKYISKDPIHRKYHHGDILFGLHYAFSENFILPLSHDEVVHGKRSILGRMPGDDWQRFANLRAYYSFMFGHPGKKLMFMGCEFGQEREWSHDRSLDWHLLEQKKYAGIQALIRDLNRLYRALPALHELDCEPSGFEWLVTDDANGNVFGWMRKGNDARARCLVVVNFSPNVYYNYRIPVQIAGKWHEVLNSDSSHYGGSNVGNVGEVLTLDGPAPALSLTIPPLAAIFLVPES
- the glgX gene encoding glycogen debranching protein GlgX translates to MRLSAGTSARLGASWDGRGTNFALFSANAQKVELCLFDSQGRRELERIELPERTEDVWHGYLNDVSPGQLYGYRVHGPYQPEHGHRFNANKLLLDPYARRLAGRLVWTDAHFAYRTGSPREDLSFDRRDNARAMPKAVVVDETFNWGRREMRPNIPWEDTIIYEAHVRGLTQKREDVPPNLRGTYGGLSSPAMIEHLRRLGVTTIELLPVHGLVDDRVLVEKKLSNYWGYNTLSFFAPEPRYSQDNPLDAFRTTVARLHDAGIEVMLDVVYNHTAEGNHMGPTLSFRGIDNASYYVLKPENPRFYDDFTGCGSSVNLRHPRVLQMVMDSLRYWVEVCHVDGFRCDLATTLARGPNGFDRNSAFLTAIRQDPVLSSVKLVAEPWDLGMGGYQVGAFPSQWSEWNDRYRSAMRRYWSGEGSLIGEVSSRMTGSSDLFNHDGRKPRASVNHITVHDGFTLQDLFSYNEKHNEANGEGNRDGANDNHSTNCGHEGPTDDPAITALRRQLRRNQIACLLMAQGLPLILAGDEVANSQSGNNNAYCQDNEIGWVNWEGLGREGDDLINFVGHMTALRKRFPQIRSHRWLEGRRADGTYGVLWLTPAAEDMKEEDWKFPEGRFLAYVLGPIERGQSPIFIVLNAAPEEIAFNLPKMPEYKSWQQLLNTADVKQGTGDFASGSAAKAPPRSVLAFVGSA